A DNA window from Anastrepha obliqua isolate idAnaObli1 chromosome 5, idAnaObli1_1.0, whole genome shotgun sequence contains the following coding sequences:
- the LOC129247898 gene encoding malate dehydrogenase, mitochondrial-like: MLNSLRIRHVACLVRHFTTTKQKYFKVSLVGACGGIGQPLALLLKRNELVSALSIYDVKRTPGVYADLSHIDTKAHLEGFQCPENLPAALEDANVVILSGGLPRTPGMTRDDLFNKNVEVVLQIISVIAEKCPKALIGIITNPVNSCVPAAAEILKQKKAFDPKRLFGITTLDVVRARTFIGQILGVEPSKVDIPVIGGHSGETILPVLSQCKPTLKLDKDKRAKLIKRIQEAGTEVVKAKAPDGGSSATLSMAHSAAVFTNSLLQGLKGDCKPVECSYVASDVTECSYFSTPLQLGKNGIEKNLGLPKLDKSEEEMLCKALEMMKKNIEKAVDYVKNKAKTDKKC, translated from the exons ATGTTGAACAGCTTAAGGATTCGTCATGTCGCCTGTCTTGTGCGTCATTTCACCACCACAAAGCAG aaatattttaaagtatcCCTGGTTGGCGCCTGTGGTGGCATTGGGCAACCGCTGGCTTTGCTACTAAAACGTAATGAACTGGTTTCGGCACTATCCATTTACGATGTTAAAAGGACTCCAGGCGTGTATGCCGATCTGTCGCATATCGATACAAAAGCGCACCTGGAGGGATTTCAGTGTCCCGAAAACTTGCCAGCAGCTTTGGAGG ACGCTAATGTTGTGATCCTATCCGGTGGTCTCCCACGTACTCCAGGTATGACGCGCGATGATCtattcaataaaaatgtagaagttgtcttacaAATCATATCGGTGATCGCCGAAAAATGTCCAAAGGCGTTGATCGGCATAATCACAAACCCTGTTAACTCGTGCGTGCCAGCAGCAGCGGAAATTCTGAAACAG AAAAAAGCCTTCGATCCCAAACGTTTATTTGGCATTACGACACTCGACGTAGTGCGTGCGCGTACCTTTATAGGCCAAATATTAGGTGTTGAACCATCCAAAGTTGATATACCTGTAATAGGCGGCCATTCGGGTGAGACCATTCTTCCCGTGCTCTCACAATGCAAACCAACACTGAAGTTAGACAAGGATAAGCGGGCTAAATTGATCAAACGTATACAGGAGGCTGGCACCGAAGTGGTGAAGGCCAAAGCTCCGGACGGTGGTAGTTCAGCCACACTTTCAATGGCGCATTCGGCCGCAGTTTTCACGAACTCTTTGTTGCAAGGCCTGAAAGGCGATTGCAAACCAGTTGAATGCTCTTATGTGGCCTCGGATGTCACCGAATGTTCATACTTTTCAACACCCCTGCAGTTGGGTAAAAATGGCATAGAGAAGAACTTGGGTTTGCCTAAGTTGGATAAGAGTGAAGAAGAAATGCTTTGCAAGGCGCTAGAAATGATGAAAAAGAATATTGAAAAAGCCGTCgattatgtaaaaaataaagctaaaacAGACAAGAAATGTTGA